The following are encoded together in the Desulfococcus multivorans genome:
- a CDS encoding 4Fe-4S binding protein has product MSVQSKKSFAAIDYQRCDPKTCAPDTGLCPAVSACTHKVIKQLDGVFESPMIFQDMCMGCWDCIAACPLNAIVVKHVGT; this is encoded by the coding sequence ATGAGTGTGCAGTCCAAAAAATCATTTGCCGCAATCGATTACCAGCGGTGCGATCCGAAAACATGTGCCCCTGACACGGGCCTTTGTCCAGCCGTATCAGCGTGTACCCATAAAGTGATCAAACAGCTGGACGGCGTTTTTGAATCACCGATGATTTTCCAGGATATGTGCATGGGATGCTGGGACTGCATCGCGGCCTGCCCCTTGAATGCCATTGTAGTGAAGCATGTCGGTACATGA
- the hisF gene encoding imidazole glycerol phosphate synthase subunit HisF, with amino-acid sequence MAVKIMPCLDMQNGRVVKGVQFVNIRDAGDPVECCLAYCKAGADEIALLDITATVEGRATMLDVVKKVADAATVPFTVGGGISDVASAAAVLEAGADKISTSSAAFRKPDVIQEMVGAFGADRVTVAIDAAANPALPSGYEVYIDGGRTPTGVDAIEWAKRVDGYGVATILPTSKTTDGVKTGYDLPLIRKIKEATSAQVVASGGAGKLEHFYDAVQAGAGILLAASVFHFNIITIADLKAYLRQKGVAVA; translated from the coding sequence ATGGCCGTAAAAATTATGCCCTGCCTCGATATGCAGAACGGAAGAGTGGTGAAAGGCGTTCAGTTCGTCAACATCCGTGATGCCGGTGATCCGGTGGAATGCTGCCTGGCATACTGCAAGGCCGGTGCGGACGAAATCGCCCTGTTGGACATTACCGCCACGGTCGAGGGCAGGGCCACGATGCTGGATGTGGTTAAAAAGGTGGCGGACGCGGCAACGGTGCCGTTCACGGTGGGCGGCGGCATCAGTGACGTCGCCTCGGCCGCCGCCGTCCTGGAGGCCGGTGCCGACAAGATTTCCACCAGCAGCGCCGCCTTCCGCAAGCCCGACGTCATTCAGGAGATGGTGGGGGCCTTCGGTGCGGATCGCGTCACCGTCGCCATCGATGCCGCGGCCAATCCGGCACTGCCGTCAGGATATGAAGTGTACATCGACGGGGGCCGCACACCCACCGGTGTCGATGCCATAGAATGGGCCAAGCGTGTGGACGGCTATGGCGTGGCCACCATCCTGCCCACCAGCAAAACAACCGACGGTGTCAAGACAGGTTACGATCTGCCCCTGATCCGGAAAATCAAAGAAGCGACTTCCGCGCAGGTGGTAGCTTCCGGCGGCGCAGGCAAGCTCGAGCATTTCTACGATGCCGTGCAGGCCGGCGCCGGCATTCTTCTGGCCGCTTCGGTCTTCCATTTCAATATCATCACCATTGCGGACCTCAAAGCGTACCTCAGGCAGAAAGGCGTTGCAGTCGCATAG
- a CDS encoding GMP synthase domain protein — MTIQEIKTADLSPEAFIEDQCRRISEQVGGATAVNALSGGVDSSVTTMLAHRALGSRLLTYFIDNGLMREGEPASVVSAMRDLGVPVELVDARKEFFSALKGKTDPEEKRQAITDTFYKTVFGRLVKESGAPYLLQGTIYTDVEETVAGIKRQHNILAQLGIDTRAAYGYTVIEPLIQLRKTGVRMIGKALGMPGKMYHRPPFPGPALAARVIGEATPDRIALVRSATVVVEEELAGIDAFQYMAILHQDRVTGVRDGKRAYGFQIEIRCWDSLDAVTASPTQLPFALLRKMADRITSEVSGVVSVTYNVTSKPPSTIEAV, encoded by the coding sequence ATGACGATTCAGGAAATCAAGACGGCGGATCTGAGCCCCGAAGCCTTCATCGAAGACCAGTGCCGCCGGATTTCGGAGCAGGTCGGCGGGGCAACGGCCGTCAATGCCCTTTCGGGCGGTGTGGATTCATCGGTTACCACCATGCTGGCCCATCGCGCCCTGGGATCCCGTCTGCTCACCTACTTTATCGACAACGGCCTCATGCGCGAGGGCGAGCCGGCATCCGTTGTCTCCGCCATGCGGGATCTCGGCGTACCGGTCGAGCTGGTGGACGCCCGCAAGGAATTCTTTTCCGCCCTGAAGGGCAAGACCGACCCGGAAGAAAAACGCCAGGCCATCACCGACACCTTCTACAAAACGGTGTTCGGCCGGCTGGTCAAGGAAAGCGGCGCGCCCTATCTGCTCCAGGGAACGATATACACGGATGTGGAAGAGACCGTGGCCGGCATCAAGCGCCAGCATAACATCCTGGCGCAGCTCGGCATCGACACCCGGGCCGCCTACGGTTACACGGTCATCGAACCGCTCATTCAGCTGCGCAAAACAGGGGTGCGAATGATCGGAAAAGCCCTCGGCATGCCCGGGAAGATGTACCATCGTCCCCCGTTTCCCGGGCCCGCTCTGGCCGCCCGGGTGATCGGCGAAGCGACGCCGGATCGCATCGCGCTGGTCAGAAGCGCCACCGTGGTGGTCGAAGAGGAGCTTGCGGGGATCGACGCCTTTCAGTACATGGCCATCCTGCACCAGGACAGGGTGACGGGCGTGCGCGACGGCAAACGGGCGTATGGTTTCCAGATCGAAATCCGCTGCTGGGACAGCCTCGATGCCGTGACGGCGTCACCAACGCAGCTCCCCTTCGCGCTGCTCCGTAAAATGGCTGACCGGATCACATCGGAAGTTTCGGGTGTGGTGAGTGTTACCTACAACGTCACGAGCAAGCCGCCTTCAACCATCGAAGCGGTATGA
- the gatB gene encoding Asp-tRNA(Asn)/Glu-tRNA(Gln) amidotransferase subunit GatB, whose amino-acid sequence MKYEAVIGLEIHVQLNAATKLFCDCPNRPGDEPNRNICPVCLWLPGVFPQLSREALEKGVLACLALNCVIQPESAFDQKVYYYPDLPKGYQLSQHHKPLARNGWVDIVAADGQVKRLRIHHVHLEEDVAKLLHETEGRTPISLVDFNRAGTPLIEIVSEPDMRDPHDAMEYIKALRDQLRYTGSAECSLEQGTLRVDANVSLRPLGSKALNTKVEIKNMNAIRNVGDAIAYEITRQTECLEKGEPIVMHTRLWDPEKKVTTPMRAKFEGPCVPDPSVARIVIDDAWLEAVRQRLPEMPAHKAARFMDAYALTAEEAAAVSAERDLSEFFEAVVAHALPPRKVAGWIAGQLFSALKERNRSVGETRLTAARFAELLNLVEREVINTQAAREVLIRLLDSDAPLEEIVEKGGFRQISDTTDLEALVQRVLADHPADVQDFRNGNPKVLGFLMGQAMKTSQGKANPKLLKEMLAKRLG is encoded by the coding sequence ATGAAATACGAAGCGGTCATCGGTCTTGAGATTCATGTGCAGCTCAACGCCGCCACAAAGTTGTTCTGTGACTGTCCCAACCGGCCGGGCGACGAACCCAATCGCAATATCTGTCCGGTCTGTCTCTGGCTGCCGGGGGTCTTCCCGCAGCTGAGCCGGGAGGCCCTGGAAAAAGGCGTGCTGGCCTGTCTGGCCCTGAACTGCGTCATTCAGCCGGAAAGCGCTTTCGATCAAAAGGTGTATTACTACCCCGATCTGCCCAAGGGATATCAGTTATCCCAGCACCACAAACCTCTGGCCCGCAACGGCTGGGTGGACATCGTGGCTGCGGACGGTCAGGTGAAACGGCTGCGTATCCACCACGTTCATCTGGAGGAGGATGTGGCCAAACTGCTGCACGAGACCGAAGGCCGAACACCCATCAGCCTGGTGGACTTCAATCGCGCCGGGACCCCCCTGATCGAAATCGTGAGCGAGCCGGACATGCGCGACCCTCACGACGCCATGGAATACATCAAAGCCCTGCGGGACCAACTGCGCTATACGGGCAGCGCTGAATGCAGCCTGGAGCAGGGCACCCTGCGGGTGGATGCCAATGTCTCATTGCGGCCGTTGGGCAGCAAAGCCCTGAACACCAAGGTAGAGATCAAGAACATGAACGCCATCCGAAACGTGGGTGATGCCATTGCCTACGAAATCACCCGCCAGACCGAGTGCCTCGAAAAAGGCGAACCGATCGTGATGCACACCCGTCTGTGGGATCCCGAAAAAAAGGTCACCACGCCCATGCGGGCCAAGTTCGAAGGTCCCTGCGTGCCGGATCCGTCGGTGGCCCGTATCGTGATCGACGACGCCTGGCTTGAGGCCGTCCGACAGCGGCTGCCGGAGATGCCGGCCCACAAAGCGGCGCGATTTATGGACGCCTACGCACTGACCGCCGAGGAGGCCGCCGCCGTGAGCGCCGAACGCGATCTGTCCGAATTTTTCGAGGCTGTTGTCGCCCACGCGCTGCCGCCGCGCAAGGTGGCGGGCTGGATCGCCGGTCAACTCTTCTCTGCCCTGAAAGAGCGCAACCGGAGCGTCGGCGAGACGCGGCTCACCGCTGCACGGTTTGCCGAACTCCTGAACCTGGTGGAAAGGGAGGTGATCAACACCCAGGCCGCCCGGGAGGTGCTGATCCGGCTTCTGGACAGCGATGCCCCGTTGGAGGAGATTGTAGAGAAAGGCGGCTTTCGCCAGATCTCCGACACCACCGATCTGGAGGCCCTCGTCCAACGCGTCCTGGCGGACCATCCCGCCGATGTGCAGGACTTTCGCAACGGCAACCCCAAGGTCCTCGGTTTTCTCATGGGTCAGGCCATGAAAACCTCACAGGGGAAGGCCAATCCCAAACTGCTCAAGGAAATGTTGGCGAAGCGGTTGGGGTGA
- a CDS encoding amidase family protein, with amino-acid sequence MPDLFTYRNSLPEQPGADGPLSGMRVAVQPNLSVNGWPCNAGSHALAGYTALADATTVARLTRSGAVLIGSSHMAELGFGLADDTIIQIIADGRAELALITDTMGEARVAASGAGLFGFKPSYGLISRCGLMGLVPSMECIGLVAADPARIGRALAVMAGSDPDDPSMPDDCAAGFSADLPPITAQPTAGIVAEWLEGLNAAERSAFESSLARLDAMGIATRQVNLAPSGLFRDAHQVIAAVEASSSAGKYDGVRYGHRSASGKNWNEMYLNTRAESFGPLIKPFLFQGAYFQFENYSAFENACRIRGRLMRAVTDLLAQVDMLVLPTRRPAHDPGRATTIEETYDAFGLALPANLTGHPVLQVPDPTLAAGTDLGLQLIGRRLDDARLLSIGRQMSSIAGEGC; translated from the coding sequence ATGCCGGATCTTTTCACTTACCGTAATTCACTGCCGGAGCAACCCGGCGCAGACGGTCCGCTTTCGGGCATGCGGGTGGCGGTTCAGCCGAACCTTTCGGTCAATGGATGGCCCTGCAATGCCGGTTCACATGCCCTTGCGGGATATACTGCGCTTGCGGACGCCACGACCGTGGCCCGACTGACCCGGTCCGGTGCCGTGCTGATCGGCAGTTCGCATATGGCCGAGCTGGGTTTCGGCCTGGCCGACGACACCATCATCCAAATCATCGCCGACGGCCGTGCCGAACTGGCGCTGATCACCGACACCATGGGCGAAGCCCGGGTTGCAGCGTCCGGCGCCGGTCTGTTCGGATTCAAGCCCAGTTATGGCCTGATTTCCCGCTGCGGCCTGATGGGCCTGGTGCCCTCCATGGAGTGCATCGGCCTGGTGGCCGCCGATCCGGCCCGGATCGGCCGGGCCCTGGCCGTCATGGCCGGTTCGGACCCCGACGATCCGTCCATGCCCGATGACTGCGCCGCCGGTTTCAGCGCTGATCTGCCGCCGATCACGGCGCAACCGACGGCCGGGATCGTCGCCGAGTGGTTGGAGGGCCTGAATGCGGCTGAGCGCAGCGCCTTTGAATCCAGTCTTGCACGGCTTGACGCCATGGGTATCGCCACCCGGCAGGTGAACCTCGCCCCGTCCGGCCTTTTTCGGGATGCCCACCAAGTGATCGCCGCGGTCGAGGCCTCTTCCAGCGCCGGTAAATACGACGGGGTCCGGTACGGTCACCGCAGCGCCTCCGGCAAAAACTGGAACGAGATGTACTTGAACACCCGGGCCGAAAGCTTCGGGCCCCTGATCAAGCCCTTTCTCTTCCAGGGCGCCTATTTTCAGTTTGAAAACTATTCCGCCTTTGAAAACGCCTGCCGGATCCGCGGACGCCTGATGCGGGCCGTGACCGATCTGCTCGCACAGGTGGACATGCTGGTGCTGCCCACTAGACGGCCGGCCCATGATCCCGGGCGGGCGACGACCATCGAGGAAACCTATGACGCCTTTGGGCTGGCCCTCCCGGCCAACCTCACGGGTCATCCGGTGTTGCAGGTGCCGGATCCGACCTTGGCCGCGGGCACGGATTTGGGACTGCAGCTCATCGGTCGACGGCTGGACGATGCCCGGCTGCTCTCCATCGGCCGGCAGATGTCATCAATAGCAGGGGAGGGATGCTGA
- the aspS gene encoding aspartate--tRNA ligase: MPTIGRSYCGQLSLSHAGESVTLAGWVDALRDHGEVLFIHLRDRSGIVQVVFTPEGTPQAVCDRASVLRSEFCVRVTGRVIQRTGGTENPGIATGDIEVVAEDLAILGSCATLPFQISEKSMLAGGVVRRDETVGEDLRLQYRYLDLRRPTMQDHLIRRHRIVKTIRDFLDQQGFIEVETPMLTKSTPEGARDYLVPSRQFPKSFYALPQSPQLFKQMLMVGGMERYFQIVRCFRDEDLRPNRQPEFTQLDLEASFIDEEYIFDLFEELTVRMFSVGGIDLPRPFPRMTWLDAMNRTGSDRPDLRFGMTFEDATDLFTHTRYGIFRQILDRGGCIKGINVKGASDRLSKNVLQNEYAREIVPGFGAKGMTWMRVMAEGLESNIVQFFSDDERRGILDRFAAQPGDVILMIADPSWSLVCSALGQLRVHLAHRLALIPKDVYAPLWVTDFPLFEAAEDGVTAIHHPFTMPDRVDFDPRNIEDLLALRSRAYDLVMNGEELGGGSIRINDSKLQQRVFQALGLDAGEAAEKFGFFLKALSFGAPPHGGIALGIDRVVAMILGAASIREVIAFPKNRSAYCPLTQAPSPAAPLQLQELGLLDMGGGLPLPGAGEGKDLIDSLSWVSRIGITDPERSSMGEAVAQAQACAERINRNAPSDEPPLFSVAAVSNRTREGRTPRIHPLAASGELFKNAPAEKGGYFKTAAVLD, encoded by the coding sequence ATGCCAACCATCGGTCGATCCTACTGCGGTCAACTGAGCCTGTCCCATGCCGGCGAATCCGTCACCCTTGCCGGCTGGGTGGACGCCCTGCGGGACCACGGAGAAGTGCTCTTCATTCACTTGCGTGACCGCAGCGGTATCGTACAGGTCGTATTCACCCCCGAAGGCACGCCACAGGCGGTTTGCGACAGGGCTTCGGTGCTCAGGAGCGAGTTCTGCGTCCGTGTCACCGGCCGGGTCATCCAACGGACCGGGGGGACCGAAAACCCGGGCATCGCCACCGGCGATATCGAGGTGGTGGCTGAAGACCTGGCCATCCTTGGCAGCTGTGCGACGCTCCCGTTTCAGATATCGGAAAAATCGATGTTGGCGGGCGGCGTGGTCAGGCGGGACGAGACGGTGGGAGAGGATCTGAGACTGCAGTACCGCTATCTCGATCTGCGCCGTCCCACCATGCAGGATCACCTGATCCGGCGGCACCGCATCGTCAAGACCATCCGGGATTTTCTGGATCAGCAGGGATTCATCGAGGTCGAAACCCCGATGCTTACCAAAAGTACGCCCGAGGGCGCCCGGGACTATTTAGTGCCCAGCCGACAGTTTCCCAAAAGCTTTTACGCCTTGCCCCAGTCGCCCCAGCTGTTCAAGCAGATGCTCATGGTGGGCGGCATGGAGCGCTATTTCCAGATCGTGCGCTGCTTCCGGGACGAGGATCTGCGGCCTAACCGGCAGCCGGAATTCACCCAACTGGACCTCGAGGCCTCCTTCATCGACGAGGAATACATCTTCGATCTTTTCGAGGAACTGACCGTTCGCATGTTCTCCGTCGGCGGCATCGATCTGCCGCGTCCCTTCCCGCGTATGACCTGGCTGGACGCCATGAACCGAACCGGTTCGGACCGGCCCGATCTGCGTTTCGGCATGACCTTCGAGGATGCCACAGACCTTTTCACCCATACCCGCTACGGCATCTTCCGGCAGATCCTCGATCGGGGCGGATGCATCAAAGGCATCAACGTCAAAGGCGCGTCCGATCGATTGAGCAAAAACGTACTGCAGAATGAATACGCCAGGGAGATCGTTCCGGGATTCGGCGCAAAGGGCATGACCTGGATGCGGGTGATGGCCGAAGGGCTGGAGTCCAACATCGTGCAGTTCTTCAGCGATGATGAACGCCGGGGAATCCTCGATCGCTTCGCGGCCCAACCGGGGGACGTCATCCTGATGATCGCCGATCCCTCCTGGTCTCTGGTCTGCTCCGCCCTCGGGCAATTGCGGGTGCACTTGGCCCATCGGTTGGCGCTGATTCCCAAAGATGTGTACGCCCCGCTCTGGGTCACCGACTTTCCCCTGTTCGAAGCTGCGGAAGACGGCGTTACGGCCATTCACCATCCCTTCACCATGCCGGACCGCGTGGATTTCGATCCGCGAAACATCGAGGATCTGCTTGCACTTCGCTCCCGTGCCTACGACCTGGTGATGAACGGCGAGGAGCTGGGGGGCGGCAGCATCCGCATCAACGACAGTAAGTTGCAGCAGCGCGTTTTTCAGGCCCTGGGTCTGGATGCCGGGGAGGCGGCGGAAAAGTTCGGATTCTTCCTCAAGGCCCTGTCATTCGGCGCACCGCCCCATGGCGGCATCGCCCTGGGCATCGACCGGGTCGTGGCCATGATCCTGGGCGCCGCTTCCATCCGCGAGGTGATCGCCTTTCCCAAAAACCGCAGCGCCTATTGCCCGCTGACCCAGGCTCCTTCGCCGGCGGCGCCCCTCCAGCTGCAAGAGCTGGGTCTGCTCGACATGGGCGGCGGCCTGCCGCTGCCGGGTGCAGGCGAGGGTAAGGATCTGATCGACAGCCTCTCCTGGGTATCGCGCATCGGAATCACCGACCCGGAGCGGTCGTCGATGGGCGAGGCCGTGGCCCAGGCCCAGGCCTGCGCTGAACGGATCAACCGGAATGCCCCTTCGGACGAGCCCCCGCTATTCTCCGTCGCAGCCGTCTCCAATCGTACCCGAGAAGGCAGAACCCCCCGCATCCACCCCCTGGCGGCAAGCGGAGAACTTTTCAAGAATGCACCCGCAGAAAAAGGCGGCTACTTCAAAACAGCCGCAGTACTGGATTGA